One part of the Leptolyngbya sp. CCY15150 genome encodes these proteins:
- a CDS encoding TrkA family potassium uptake protein, producing MSSLPSLSSLGFFRNLRGLGNRQFAVIGLGRFGRAVCSTLHGLGYEVLGIDSDERLVAHVMTQHLAAHAIQLDSTEPTALKEAGIFDFDTVIVAIGNYIQESIITTLNVKEAGVPYVVAKASSEIHGKLLHRVGADQVVFPEHEMGCALARSLTRPGLLDRFELDPDHSIVEVSIPPEFDGKTIVELELRSRYGLTLLAVGEDEKFEINPSPVMRLTEGKVMVVVGSNKDIDRLPL from the coding sequence TTGTCCTCTCTTCCGTCCCTATCCTCCTTGGGCTTTTTCCGTAATCTGCGTGGTTTAGGCAACCGTCAATTTGCTGTGATTGGTCTAGGACGATTTGGGCGCGCCGTCTGCTCTACGCTCCACGGCTTGGGCTATGAGGTGCTCGGCATCGACTCCGACGAACGGCTGGTGGCCCACGTGATGACCCAGCATTTAGCCGCCCATGCCATCCAGCTCGATTCTACAGAGCCCACGGCTCTCAAAGAGGCCGGCATCTTCGACTTTGATACGGTGATTGTCGCCATCGGCAACTATATTCAAGAAAGCATCATCACCACCCTAAATGTTAAAGAAGCCGGGGTGCCCTACGTGGTGGCTAAGGCATCATCAGAAATCCACGGTAAGTTACTGCACCGAGTCGGAGCCGACCAAGTTGTCTTTCCTGAGCATGAAATGGGCTGCGCTCTGGCGCGATCGCTTACCCGCCCAGGTCTCCTCGATCGCTTCGAACTTGACCCCGATCACAGTATCGTCGAAGTCTCGATTCCGCCAGAATTTGATGGCAAAACTATTGTGGAACTAGAATTGCGATCGCGCTATGGGCTAACGCTGTTGGCGGTGGGAGAAGATGAGAAGTTTGAGATCAATCCTAGTCCCGTGATGCGTTTAACAGAAGGTAAGGTGATGGTGGTGGTGGGTTCTAATAAAGATATTGATCGCCTGCCGCTGTGA
- a CDS encoding ATP-dependent 6-phosphofructokinase — protein MERRKRIGILTSGGDCPGLNAVIRSVVKCASRQGWDVYGIPYGTDGFIRVTQGLCSPEELKLSDHGYDIPGLLHGLDVLQFLSGSILGSLSRGNPRDPHVQAEILAGYERLGLDALIAIGGDGSLEIICQLAEKGNWNVIGIPKTIDNDVPFTEQSVGYNTAVDTVTKMLYDLTFTAASHDRVMVVQVMGRDAGHLALNAGIAGGADVILIPELVPILNSMVVDQICQRLESLRHNRRKFALVVISEGVKNQDGEKEKYIGDRLAEQIHQRSRELCGVHDESACELTQVDTRSNVLGHIQRSGTPNAFDRLLGTAFGKKAIDLIAEGTYNQLVVWRNGQVQACSLDDVMPIIRQCHQENRCPGPVQLDSCMVQVAESLGIYIGIDIANQNASSLPRSTAIPVID, from the coding sequence ATGGAACGTCGTAAACGAATTGGTATCTTAACCAGCGGGGGTGATTGCCCCGGCTTGAATGCAGTGATCCGCTCGGTGGTGAAATGCGCCAGCCGGCAAGGATGGGATGTCTATGGCATTCCCTACGGCACAGACGGCTTCATTCGGGTTACTCAGGGGCTTTGTTCTCCCGAAGAACTCAAGCTATCTGACCATGGTTACGATATTCCTGGACTTTTGCATGGTCTAGATGTCCTGCAGTTTCTCAGCGGCAGTATCCTCGGTTCTCTCAGTCGCGGCAATCCCCGTGATCCCCATGTGCAGGCAGAGATTCTAGCGGGCTACGAACGTTTGGGTCTTGATGCCCTGATTGCCATTGGCGGCGATGGCAGTTTAGAGATTATTTGCCAACTGGCTGAAAAAGGCAACTGGAATGTCATCGGCATCCCCAAAACCATCGATAACGATGTGCCCTTCACGGAGCAATCGGTGGGCTACAACACCGCCGTTGATACGGTCACCAAGATGCTCTACGACCTCACCTTCACCGCCGCCAGCCACGATCGCGTCATGGTGGTGCAGGTGATGGGGCGGGATGCCGGACACCTAGCGCTAAATGCCGGTATTGCCGGGGGCGCGGATGTGATCCTCATTCCCGAACTAGTGCCTATCCTCAACAGCATGGTCGTGGATCAGATCTGCCAGCGCTTGGAAAGCCTGCGCCACAATCGCCGTAAGTTTGCCCTGGTAGTCATCTCTGAGGGTGTGAAAAACCAAGATGGCGAAAAAGAAAAATATATTGGCGATCGCCTCGCTGAACAAATTCATCAGCGTAGCCGAGAACTATGCGGCGTCCATGACGAATCGGCCTGCGAACTCACCCAAGTGGATACCCGCTCCAACGTGTTAGGCCATATCCAGCGCAGCGGCACCCCCAATGCCTTCGATCGCTTACTGGGTACTGCCTTTGGTAAAAAAGCCATCGACTTGATTGCCGAAGGCACCTACAACCAGCTCGTAGTCTGGCGAAACGGTCAGGTGCAGGCCTGCTCCCTAGATGACGTCATGCCGATCATTCGCCAATGCCACCAGGAAAATCGCTGCCCTGGCCCAGTCCAGCTCGATAGCTGCATGGTGCAGGTGGCCGAATCTCTAGGCATCTACATCGGCATTGATATTGCTAACCAAAATGCCTCCTCCTTGCCCCGCTCAACCGCCATCCCTGTCATCGATTAG
- a CDS encoding dihydroorotate dehydrogenase-like protein codes for MDLTTTYLGLELRSPLVVGAAAPLTEDIQHLRQMEDAGAAAVVLHSLFEEQLRSDRLELHHHLEYGTESFAEALTYFPEPDLFHVGTDIYLDHIRAAKDMVDIPIIASLNGSTLGGWTDYARQIQAAGADALEINIYAIPTDLHTSAADIEQQYLDILKAVKSVVQIPVAVKLSPYFSNMASMAHQLYEAGTDGLVLFNRFYQPDIDIEDLEVRPHVLLSTPQDMRLPMRWIALLYGRIPVDFAATSGIHKGQDVVRMLMAGATVTQLVSVLLRHGIGHLKNIEQELQTWLQEHDYESVQQLRGSMSQLRCPNPSEFERAQYMKAIQTYQPDWMSSVDLVR; via the coding sequence ATGGACTTGACTACAACCTACCTAGGCTTAGAGCTGCGATCGCCCTTGGTAGTAGGCGCTGCCGCCCCCCTCACCGAAGACATCCAGCACCTGCGGCAGATGGAAGATGCTGGCGCTGCTGCCGTTGTTCTCCACTCACTCTTTGAAGAACAGCTACGGAGCGATCGCCTAGAACTCCACCATCATTTGGAATACGGCACCGAAAGCTTCGCCGAAGCCCTCACCTACTTCCCCGAACCCGACCTGTTCCACGTGGGCACTGACATCTACCTCGACCACATCCGCGCCGCCAAAGACATGGTCGATATTCCCATCATCGCCAGCCTCAACGGCTCTACCCTAGGCGGCTGGACAGACTATGCCCGCCAGATCCAAGCGGCCGGAGCCGATGCCCTGGAAATCAACATCTACGCCATTCCCACCGATCTCCACACCAGCGCCGCCGATATTGAGCAGCAATACCTCGACATCCTCAAAGCTGTCAAGTCAGTGGTGCAAATCCCCGTGGCGGTGAAGCTCAGCCCCTATTTCAGCAACATGGCCTCCATGGCCCACCAACTGTATGAGGCGGGTACCGATGGTCTGGTGTTGTTCAACCGCTTTTATCAACCCGATATCGATATCGAAGACCTAGAAGTGCGTCCCCACGTACTGCTCAGCACCCCCCAAGATATGCGCCTACCCATGCGCTGGATTGCGCTGCTCTACGGACGCATCCCCGTAGACTTTGCCGCCACCAGCGGCATTCATAAAGGACAAGATGTGGTACGAATGCTCATGGCCGGTGCAACGGTCACCCAACTGGTCAGCGTTCTGCTCCGCCACGGCATCGGACATTTGAAGAATATCGAACAAGAGTTGCAGACTTGGCTCCAAGAGCATGATTATGAATCAGTACAGCAACTGCGAGGCAGCATGAGCCAGCTACGGTGTCCCAACCCTAGCGAGTTTGAGCGGGCTCAATACATGAAAGCCATCCAAACCTATCAACCGGATTGGATGAGTTCAGTGGATCTGGTGCGGTAG
- the nifJ gene encoding pyruvate:ferredoxin (flavodoxin) oxidoreductase, which yields MTERTFATIDGNEAVARVAYRLSEVIAIYPITPASPMGEWSDAWASAEQPNLWGTVPSVVEMQSEAGAAGAVHGALQAGSLTTTFTASQGLLLMLPNLYKIAGELTPAVLHVAARSLAAQGLSIFGDHSDVMAARATGCGLLCSASVQEAQDMAAIATRASLESRIPFLHFFDGFRTSHEIQKVELLADDTLVDFIPQSLIVEHRHRALTPDRPVIRGTAQNPDVYFQARETVNTFYNACPSIVQQAMDDFAALTGRQYQLYEYYGAPDADRVVVLMGSGCETAQEAVDALVAQGEKVGVLKVRLYRPFEMVDFIAALPATVTHLAVLDRTKEPGSAGEPLYLDVLCAVRELNRSIHVVGGRYGLSSKEFTPAMVRSVLDTLAVDEPRNHFTVGIIDDVTLTSLDVDPSFSTEPDNVVRAIFYGLGSDGTVGANKNSIKIIGEETDNYAQGYFVYDSKKSGSVTVSHLRFGPDPIHSTYLITSANFIACHQWEFVEKFDLLKEAEPGATFLVSSIYDPEETWARLPRSLQDAIVAKQVKPYCINALQVAREAGMGGRINTVMQVCFFALSGVLPREEAIAQIKKAIRKTYGKKGEEVVQMNIKAVDQTLEHLYEIPVGAIPDAAAEPHSWVPDTAPAFVRNVLGQMMARQGDDLPVSALPVDGTYPSGTSQWEKRNVGHEVPVWDPDVCVQCGKCVMVCPHAVIRSKVYEPQMLDDAPETFKSIDAKDKAWSDLKFTIQVSTEDCTGCALCVDVCPAKNKAEPRKKAINMAPQLPLREQERDNWDFFLKVPNPDRLALNLHKIAQQQMQEPLFEFSGACAGCGETPYIKLATQLFGDRMLVANATGCSSIYGGNLPTTPWTHNAEGRGPAWSNSLFEDNAEFGLGFRVSVDKQAQYARELLHDLAIDLQDSPIAVDLATAILNNSQRDEADIAEQRQQVAQVKEAIAAWLAQIGDHGGRVPVNVSGGSSVESTTQTTVQLRAKLLNLQSLADYLVKKSVWIIGGDGWAYDIGYGGLDHVLASGRNVNILVLDTEVYSNTGGQMSKATPRAAVAKFAAGGKPAPKKDLGLMAMTYGNAYVASVAMGARDEHTLRVFLEAEAYDGPSLIICYSHCIAHGINMTEGMQQQKALVDSGRWLLYRYDPRRADAGQNPLQLDSRSPKATVEQSMYRENRFKMLTRTKPDDAKRLLKAAQGDVNTRWHLYQSMAERQMNGQTSPPSEPTAP from the coding sequence ATGACAGAGAGAACATTTGCAACCATTGATGGCAACGAAGCCGTTGCTCGGGTGGCCTACCGCCTGAGTGAAGTGATCGCCATTTATCCCATTACCCCGGCCTCGCCCATGGGTGAGTGGTCGGATGCTTGGGCATCAGCAGAGCAGCCCAATCTTTGGGGCACCGTCCCCTCTGTCGTTGAGATGCAAAGTGAAGCAGGGGCAGCCGGAGCGGTGCATGGGGCACTGCAAGCAGGCTCTCTCACCACCACGTTTACCGCATCTCAAGGTCTGCTGTTGATGTTGCCCAACCTGTATAAAATCGCCGGGGAGCTGACCCCGGCGGTGCTGCATGTGGCGGCGCGATCGCTGGCGGCCCAGGGGCTATCGATCTTTGGGGATCACAGTGATGTGATGGCGGCACGGGCCACGGGCTGTGGATTGCTCTGTTCTGCTTCGGTGCAGGAAGCTCAGGATATGGCGGCGATCGCCACCCGGGCCAGTTTAGAATCGCGCATTCCGTTCCTGCATTTCTTTGATGGTTTCCGCACCTCCCACGAGATCCAAAAAGTGGAGCTGTTAGCGGATGACACCTTGGTGGACTTTATTCCCCAATCCCTGATTGTTGAACATCGCCACCGGGCCCTCACGCCCGATCGCCCTGTCATTCGCGGCACGGCCCAAAATCCTGATGTATATTTCCAAGCTAGGGAAACCGTCAATACGTTCTACAATGCCTGTCCAAGCATTGTGCAACAGGCGATGGATGATTTCGCCGCGCTCACCGGCCGGCAGTATCAACTCTATGAGTATTACGGCGCACCGGATGCCGATCGGGTGGTGGTGCTCATGGGATCGGGCTGTGAAACGGCTCAGGAAGCGGTGGATGCCTTGGTGGCCCAGGGGGAAAAGGTGGGCGTGCTCAAGGTGCGGCTCTATCGCCCCTTTGAGATGGTGGACTTCATTGCAGCCCTCCCAGCAACAGTCACCCATCTGGCAGTTCTCGATCGCACCAAAGAACCGGGTAGTGCTGGCGAACCACTGTATCTTGATGTCCTGTGCGCTGTGCGAGAGCTAAACCGCTCCATCCATGTCGTCGGCGGTCGCTATGGACTGTCGTCGAAGGAATTTACCCCCGCCATGGTGCGGTCGGTTTTGGATACCTTAGCGGTTGATGAACCGCGTAATCACTTCACAGTGGGCATCATCGACGATGTCACTCTGACGTCCTTGGACGTAGATCCCAGCTTCTCCACCGAGCCTGATAACGTCGTCCGGGCTATTTTCTATGGCTTAGGCTCCGACGGCACCGTAGGCGCAAATAAGAACTCGATTAAGATTATTGGCGAAGAAACAGATAACTATGCCCAGGGTTATTTTGTCTATGACTCCAAAAAATCCGGCTCGGTCACCGTATCCCACCTGCGTTTTGGCCCCGATCCTATTCACTCCACCTATCTGATTACCAGCGCCAACTTTATTGCCTGCCACCAGTGGGAATTTGTCGAAAAATTTGACTTACTCAAAGAGGCAGAGCCCGGCGCAACTTTCCTGGTGAGCAGCATCTACGATCCGGAAGAAACCTGGGCAAGACTGCCGCGATCGCTGCAAGACGCTATTGTCGCCAAGCAAGTTAAACCCTACTGCATCAATGCGCTGCAAGTGGCTCGGGAGGCGGGCATGGGCGGACGGATTAATACCGTCATGCAGGTCTGTTTCTTTGCCCTTTCCGGTGTCTTACCTCGGGAAGAAGCGATCGCTCAAATCAAAAAAGCGATTCGCAAAACCTACGGCAAGAAGGGTGAGGAAGTGGTGCAGATGAACATCAAAGCCGTCGATCAAACCCTAGAACATCTCTACGAGATTCCGGTGGGTGCCATTCCTGATGCCGCTGCCGAGCCCCATTCCTGGGTGCCCGATACCGCTCCCGCCTTTGTGCGCAATGTGTTGGGACAGATGATGGCTCGCCAAGGCGACGACCTGCCGGTGAGCGCCCTACCCGTAGACGGTACCTATCCTAGCGGCACCTCCCAGTGGGAAAAGCGCAATGTGGGCCATGAGGTGCCGGTGTGGGATCCAGATGTTTGCGTCCAGTGTGGCAAATGCGTCATGGTCTGTCCCCATGCGGTGATTCGCTCCAAGGTGTATGAGCCCCAAATGCTGGACGACGCACCGGAAACCTTTAAGAGTATCGATGCCAAAGATAAAGCTTGGTCGGATTTGAAGTTTACCATTCAGGTCTCGACGGAAGACTGTACGGGCTGCGCTCTTTGTGTTGATGTTTGCCCTGCCAAAAATAAGGCAGAGCCCCGCAAGAAAGCGATCAATATGGCTCCCCAATTACCGCTGCGAGAGCAAGAGCGGGATAACTGGGACTTTTTCCTCAAGGTTCCCAATCCCGATCGCTTAGCATTAAACCTGCATAAGATCGCCCAGCAACAGATGCAGGAGCCCCTGTTTGAGTTCTCCGGAGCCTGTGCGGGCTGTGGTGAAACTCCCTACATTAAGCTGGCGACGCAACTCTTTGGCGATCGCATGTTGGTTGCCAACGCCACCGGCTGTTCATCGATCTACGGCGGTAACTTACCGACAACGCCTTGGACGCACAATGCCGAGGGTCGTGGCCCCGCTTGGTCAAACTCGCTGTTTGAAGATAACGCGGAATTTGGCCTCGGCTTCCGGGTCTCCGTCGATAAGCAAGCCCAGTATGCTCGGGAATTGCTCCACGACCTCGCCATTGACCTGCAAGATTCGCCCATCGCCGTTGATCTAGCCACGGCAATTCTCAACAATTCCCAACGGGACGAAGCCGATATTGCCGAACAGCGGCAGCAAGTAGCCCAAGTGAAGGAGGCGATCGCCGCTTGGCTGGCCCAAATTGGCGACCATGGCGGCCGGGTGCCGGTGAACGTCAGCGGTGGCTCATCGGTAGAGTCCACCACCCAAACCACCGTCCAGCTCCGGGCCAAGTTGCTGAATCTCCAGTCCCTGGCCGACTACCTGGTGAAGAAAAGCGTCTGGATCATCGGCGGCGACGGCTGGGCCTACGACATCGGCTACGGCGGCTTAGATCACGTCCTGGCTAGCGGTCGCAATGTCAATATCCTGGTGCTCGACACCGAAGTCTATTCCAACACCGGCGGACAAATGTCCAAAGCCACGCCTCGGGCAGCCGTGGCCAAATTTGCTGCCGGCGGTAAACCGGCTCCCAAGAAAGACCTCGGTCTCATGGCCATGACCTACGGCAACGCCTATGTGGCTAGCGTCGCCATGGGAGCCAGGGATGAACATACCCTGCGGGTGTTCCTGGAAGCCGAAGCCTACGACGGCCCCTCGCTGATCATCTGCTACTCCCACTGCATCGCCCATGGCATCAACATGACCGAAGGCATGCAGCAGCAAAAGGCCCTGGTGGATTCTGGGCGCTGGTTGCTCTACCGCTACGACCCACGCCGCGCCGATGCTGGACAAAATCCCCTACAGCTAGACTCGCGATCGCCCAAGGCCACCGTGGAACAGTCCATGTACCGCGAAAATCGCTTCAAGATGCTGACCCGCACCAAACCTGATGATGCCAAACGCCTCCTGAAAGCTGCCCAAGGCGACGTCAACACCCGCTGGCATCTCTACCAATCCATGGCAGAACGGCAGATGAACGGGCAAACCAGCCCTCCCTCGGAGCCCACAGCCCCATAG
- a CDS encoding hydrogenase maturation protease: MLTRQGLSIVETQKRSLVELESTYVRSDRPLDLKPTAILIIGYGNTLRGDDGAGYYIAEQMADQIATHAWTGVRSLSVHQLLPELAAEIADAQTVIFVDAAMPGELLTQPRLERLVAKATAPTLGHHLDMRLLLDLARQLYGATPTAYRLLIPTQTFDIGITVSPLTQAAIAQAMSTLLEFVTHSIETEASL; this comes from the coding sequence ATGCTTACCAGACAAGGGTTAAGCATCGTCGAAACCCAGAAACGTAGCCTCGTTGAATTAGAGTCCACCTACGTAAGGAGCGATCGCCCCTTGGATCTTAAACCCACCGCTATCCTCATCATCGGCTACGGCAACACCCTGCGTGGGGATGACGGCGCAGGCTACTACATCGCTGAGCAGATGGCGGATCAGATTGCCACCCATGCCTGGACAGGGGTGCGATCGCTCTCGGTGCATCAACTGCTTCCCGAACTCGCGGCCGAGATAGCTGACGCTCAAACCGTGATCTTTGTCGATGCGGCTATGCCCGGAGAACTCCTGACCCAACCTAGATTAGAGCGCTTAGTAGCTAAGGCAACTGCACCCACCTTAGGACATCACCTCGATATGCGATTGCTCCTCGACCTCGCCCGCCAGCTCTATGGCGCAACGCCCACCGCCTATCGTTTGCTCATACCCACCCAAACCTTTGATATCGGCATTACCGTTTCCCCCCTCACCCAAGCCGCGATCGCCCAAGCTATGTCAACACTTCTTGAATTTGTAACTCATTCTATCGAGACTGAAGCATCACTCTAG
- a CDS encoding SpoIIE family protein phosphatase, whose product MTVDNFLDIYPFSLNKKGEELCGDKVKFLKTDKAATIVLSDGLGSGVKANILATLTTEILLTMLTAEVPLEEVLKTIIATLPICQVRNIAYSTFTIIQVNCETNSFTVINFDNPAVIYIRNGRRMELKTHMEEILGRKISLSEGTLERGDFLGAISDGVLYAGMGVALNFGWGWDNITTHIEQVLDQKPRTARTIVHDVIEKTYSLYQGEIGDDASFVGIYVRRRNPLMIFTGPPLDEERDEDYVNRLLSFEGRKVICGGTTGNIVATYLGETIDMDLSTIRKELPPIGLLSCIDLVTEGILTLSKATEYIKACHCDITRLKFDNNGAYLLAREILQADSILFLVGQQINEFYQNPLLPKNISIRRSLIEDLVQFLRQHQKEVSIDYC is encoded by the coding sequence ATGACCGTTGATAACTTCCTCGATATCTATCCCTTCAGCCTGAACAAGAAAGGCGAAGAGCTATGTGGCGACAAGGTGAAGTTTCTAAAAACTGATAAAGCCGCCACGATTGTGCTGTCTGATGGACTGGGAAGCGGTGTCAAGGCCAATATTCTGGCTACCCTGACGACGGAAATCCTGTTGACTATGTTGACAGCGGAGGTGCCGTTGGAGGAGGTGCTGAAAACTATTATCGCCACCTTACCCATTTGCCAGGTAAGAAATATTGCCTACTCAACCTTTACCATCATCCAGGTCAACTGCGAAACCAACAGCTTTACCGTCATCAACTTTGATAATCCTGCCGTCATCTACATCCGCAACGGCCGGCGCATGGAACTCAAAACCCACATGGAGGAAATCCTAGGGCGCAAAATTTCTCTATCTGAAGGCACCCTAGAGCGAGGTGATTTTCTGGGAGCCATCAGTGACGGCGTGCTTTATGCCGGTATGGGCGTAGCGCTCAACTTTGGCTGGGGTTGGGATAATATCACCACTCATATCGAACAGGTGCTAGACCAAAAGCCGCGCACCGCCCGCACCATTGTCCACGACGTCATTGAAAAAACCTACTCTCTTTATCAAGGGGAAATCGGCGATGATGCATCCTTTGTCGGCATCTATGTCCGTCGCCGCAATCCCCTGATGATCTTCACCGGCCCACCCCTCGACGAAGAGCGCGATGAAGACTACGTTAACCGCTTGCTCAGCTTTGAGGGACGCAAGGTGATTTGTGGTGGCACCACCGGAAATATCGTCGCCACCTATCTGGGCGAAACCATCGACATGGACTTATCTACCATTCGTAAAGAGCTGCCGCCCATTGGTCTTCTAAGCTGTATTGATTTGGTCACAGAAGGTATTTTAACCCTTTCTAAGGCTACCGAATACATCAAAGCCTGTCACTGTGATATCACCCGACTTAAGTTTGATAATAATGGAGCCTATTTATTAGCGCGGGAAATCCTGCAGGCGGATTCAATTCTATTTTTGGTAGGTCAACAAATTAATGAATTCTATCAAAATCCGCTTCTGCCTAAAAACATTTCCATTCGCCGTAGTCTCATTGAAGACTTGGTGCAATTTCTGCGTCAGCATCAAAAGGAAGTCTCTATTGACTATTGCTAA
- a CDS encoding PAS domain-containing protein has protein sequence MSDPHSNHLWRLLWDYDPNGLIVVDANFYVKLVNPAFCTMFQVNGDDIIGQPASTILDSMDDFQQAWDKDRVVRQTREYPSYNLFVKQMVFSIEEEGVIACIMVDFSHELSQRRELQKLKRDTIRKVNEVVDHQMKVVQEIAGLLGETTAETKVSLLKIIQMLEKEVL, from the coding sequence ATGTCTGACCCCCATTCCAATCATCTCTGGCGACTGCTGTGGGACTATGATCCCAACGGTTTAATTGTGGTGGACGCCAATTTCTACGTCAAACTGGTGAATCCTGCTTTCTGCACCATGTTCCAGGTCAATGGCGACGACATCATCGGACAGCCTGCCTCCACCATCCTAGATAGCATGGACGATTTTCAGCAAGCCTGGGACAAGGATAGGGTTGTACGTCAGACTCGGGAATATCCTTCCTATAATCTATTTGTGAAGCAGATGGTCTTTTCCATTGAGGAAGAAGGGGTGATCGCCTGCATTATGGTAGATTTCAGCCACGAACTAAGCCAGCGGCGCGAGTTGCAAAAGCTGAAGCGAGATACGATTCGCAAAGTTAATGAAGTCGTTGATCATCAAATGAAGGTGGTGCAGGAAATTGCTGGATTACTGGGAGAAACCACAGCGGAAACAAAGGTGAGTCTGCTGAAAATTATTCAGATGCTGGAAAAAGAGGTTCTTTAG
- a CDS encoding (2Fe-2S) ferredoxin domain-containing protein — MTKENLFLCMGSACHQLGVYEVLPKLQSLIQAHELENVVELKGSFCLETCSHGIVMKLGDRCFVDISPQNVETIFTQDILPEIQATLARSP, encoded by the coding sequence ATGACCAAGGAAAACTTATTTCTCTGCATGGGATCCGCCTGTCACCAGCTAGGGGTCTATGAAGTTTTACCCAAGCTGCAGTCCTTAATCCAAGCCCATGAGCTTGAAAACGTTGTCGAACTCAAAGGATCCTTTTGTCTAGAAACCTGTAGTCACGGTATCGTCATGAAGCTGGGCGATCGCTGCTTTGTCGATATTAGCCCTCAAAACGTAGAAACCATCTTCACCCAAGATATTCTACCGGAAATTCAAGCAACCCTGGCGCGATCGCCCTAG
- a CDS encoding Ni/Fe hydrogenase subunit alpha: MSKTVVIDPVTRIEGHAKISIFLNDAGEVDDARFHVVEYRGFEKFCEGRPFTEMAGITARICGICPVSHLLAAAKTGDKILAVKIPVAAEKLRRMMNLAQITQSHALSFFHLSSPDFLLGWDSDPAKRNVFGLIAADPDLARAGIRLRQFGQTIIELLGARKIHAAWAVPGGVRSPLSEEGRTWIRDRLPESFETITTALNLFKTLIDQQLKDEIGIFGEFPSLFMGLVGEDGKWDHYGGHLRFVDSNGSVIADGLSEDDYASFLGEAVEKWSYLKFPYYKPLGYPAGIYRVGPLARLNVCRYIGTPKADQELKEFRDRAGGVPTSSFLYHYARLIEILACLEHIQDLVNDPDIVSTRVRAEGGVNELEAIGVSEAPRGTLFHHYKVDEHGLIQKVNLIIATGQNNLAMNKTVAQIAKHYIHNSDIPEGFLNRVEAGIRCFDPCLSCSTHAAGQMPLHVQLLGSDGHVIQEVFRD; this comes from the coding sequence ATGTCCAAAACAGTTGTCATTGATCCGGTCACTCGCATTGAGGGCCATGCCAAGATATCTATTTTCCTCAACGATGCGGGGGAAGTGGATGACGCTCGGTTTCACGTGGTGGAATATCGAGGGTTTGAAAAGTTCTGTGAGGGACGGCCCTTTACAGAAATGGCCGGCATTACGGCGCGCATCTGCGGCATATGTCCCGTCAGCCACTTACTGGCTGCTGCCAAAACCGGCGATAAGATCCTAGCCGTGAAAATTCCCGTGGCGGCGGAAAAGCTGCGGCGGATGATGAACCTAGCTCAGATCACCCAATCCCATGCCCTATCTTTTTTCCACCTCAGCAGTCCTGATTTTCTGCTGGGTTGGGATAGCGACCCAGCTAAGCGCAATGTCTTTGGTTTAATTGCTGCCGATCCAGACCTAGCGCGGGCCGGCATTCGTCTGCGTCAGTTTGGGCAAACGATTATTGAATTGCTGGGAGCACGCAAAATCCATGCCGCTTGGGCGGTACCCGGTGGGGTGCGATCGCCCCTGTCGGAAGAGGGTCGTACCTGGATTCGCGATCGCCTTCCAGAATCCTTTGAAACAATCACCACCGCGCTGAACCTCTTCAAAACCTTGATCGATCAGCAACTGAAGGATGAGATCGGCATTTTTGGCGAATTTCCCTCCTTATTTATGGGACTGGTCGGCGAAGATGGTAAGTGGGATCACTACGGTGGACATCTACGCTTTGTCGATAGCAACGGCTCCGTTATTGCCGATGGTCTCAGTGAAGATGACTACGCTAGCTTCCTTGGCGAAGCGGTGGAAAAATGGTCGTACCTAAAATTCCCCTATTACAAACCCTTGGGCTATCCCGCCGGCATCTATCGAGTGGGGCCCCTAGCACGGCTCAATGTCTGCCGCTACATCGGCACCCCTAAAGCCGACCAGGAACTGAAAGAATTCCGCGATCGCGCCGGTGGCGTACCCACCTCGTCGTTCCTCTACCACTATGCTCGCCTGATTGAAATCCTAGCCTGCTTGGAACATATCCAAGATCTCGTCAACGATCCTGATATTGTCTCCACCCGTGTTCGTGCCGAGGGTGGGGTGAATGAGCTGGAAGCGATCGGCGTCAGCGAAGCTCCCCGAGGTACTCTATTCCACCACTACAAGGTTGATGAACATGGTCTGATTCAAAAGGTGAATCTGATTATTGCCACCGGTCAAAATAACTTAGCTATGAATAAAACCGTGGCGCAAATTGCCAAACACTATATTCATAACTCAGATATTCCCGAAGGATTTCTCAACCGTGTGGAAGCCGGCATCCGCTGCTTCGATCCCTGTCTATCTTGCTCCACCCACGCTGCCGGACAGATGCCCCTCCATGTGCAGCTTCTGGGCTCCGATGGTCACGTGATTCAGGAGGTATTTCGTGATTAG